In the Hermetia illucens chromosome 1, iHerIll2.2.curated.20191125, whole genome shotgun sequence genome, GCTTGACAAtctctccgcagagttatttatcgttgcacctgcagttactgctgatctgGTATTTCCAGAAAATGGAAGAAGGAAATGATCGTTAGATTTCACAGAAGGGCATCCGTTTTGAATGTTATAATTGaaagggtatctgcgtgctccctaccGTGACAAAGCCAAAATAATGctaaaatacataaaaaaaaatacctcgAAAACTTGATTGACACAGCACTTACTGTTTCGGCCCTGGATCCTTCTGCactaaccacatcaacacccaacAGATCATTTAGGAACAGTGCGTGGAATTTAGATCTGCGCTTCATCGATTTTGCCAGGCAGatagagttggattgaagataaacatcaacaaaaccaaggtctcagacgggtcatcgtactctcttTATctccattaatgggcagaacatcgagagcgttgatcaatttatatatctaggtagCGCGGTTTCTGCCCACggtagcaccgaactggatgatATCCGACGCATTACCAGTACTAGACCCGCTTTTGCTTACCCTTTCTAAATCTGCAAATGCAattattgctatatgggagtagcagatGCAGAGAGAcccccactgtcactcaaaCTCCATCATCGGAGTACACTAGCCTGACATAATTATAATAgaaacgaagaacttagtcggcgCGCAGACCTGGCACCCGTTAGCGATGTGGTCAGAAGGCGCAAGTAACAGTGGCATTAAAGAAAGACGAAAATTGTATTGCTGGCTACAtgcatacagtggaatccatcCTCCCAAAATGGCCGCCGAGTGAGTCGACTCAAGGACGCTTAGCGCAGTACAGTGGAGAAGGATTTCGGGCGTCTTGGGAAATTGTAGCGCATTTCGCCATTCTACTATCTTATCCTACTTATATCCTAAACATCTAAGTCATGTCCTTGTGGCATTCCAGGCAGGACCAGCAAAACTATTAAAACATGAGTCCGCAtttcaaaactgaaaatttgaaCGTTAACTGCACAAAATTATGAATAGATCCTCGATCCTCAGGTAAACATTGGAGATACTTTTCATCGGTAGTCAATAAAATTTTAGTTATTAGATTACCTTGTCTTCGAACGTTTTTGCAATTCAGACTGACAGTGACTTTTACCTCTTCATCTTCCAATTGCTTTCCGTGGAATTCCTCAATTTAAAATTAAGAATTTATTATAACTGTATGGTATTACATAGGCTCAGAAACATTTTTATGTCCTAGCGAAGTAAGTGGACGCAGACACGGTCCATTAACTTTTGATAATCGATAATTTGACCGTGTAATCGCAACCATATCATGAAAACAGCCAGCCGGACTTTAATGTTAGCCAAATTGTTTCCCCCGTCTGTGCATCTGaaattatttgatcaaatataGCCGCCTCTGAGCTCATTCATCGACTCCATACCTTTTATTGATCTCCTCCATAAACTGTTTAACGCCGGCGATTTTCGTCGCATAATTTCTCACAGTTCTCCCCTCCTTTAGTTGGAATGTTGAAATCATTTCACCATTTTTAGTTGTAATgttttcaaatgtttttattgaTATTGCATCCTTATCCTTGTCCGGAACGATGTCATAAATATCAGCGTAATGAGTTGAAATTAATGTAATCGGACATTTCTCCCCTCGTTTTACCAAGTTCTCAATGCATGAGGCGAGCAATGCTTGGGCTTCTAAGAGACTCGTCCCTTTTCCAAATTCATCAATCAAAATAAGGGAACGGTCGGAGGAATTGGTCATAACTTTGCCCAATTGCCGGACGTCAGTCAGAAATGACGAATTATTTCCATAAACCGACTCCGGGCAATTTATACGCGAATAAATCGAATCAAGCAAGCCAAGTCGTGTGGCGGATGTAGGCACAAAGGAGCCAACGTGGGCAAGGTACGCTGTGAGAGCTACTTGCTTCAGATATACACTTTTTCCCGAGGAATTCGGAGCACTCAGTAAAGTCACCAGCTTGCGATTGCTTTCGCCGCTGATAAAATCGTTAGGGACCATTCGTTGTCTTAACGCCCAAAGAATATGGCGCCCCTGTTGGATGTTGAGAGTCTTCTTCGGGAGAATTTCCGGCTTTCTTAAGGACATTTCATCGGCTACTTGGGCGAAACTTAAGATGCAATCAAGTTGAGCACAAAGTTTAACTACGCCTTGGATGCCGGGTAAGCGTTCCTAAAATATGAGTTTTATTAGAACGAAAGAATTAGGATATATAGAGATACCAATAAAATCGGGCGATTAGATTAGATTTGTTAtctaatctatctatctatctaatctCTATCTAGCCAATCATACTAGCTTAATTATTTTGAAAGGGAAGAACTTCAAAATTAATTACAAAAGTCTTACCTTCAGAAACGAGACCAAGCGCTGACAAATCCTCGACTCGTGCTCCCGTATTTCGGAATAAAGCTTTCCGTACTTCTCATTCAGTTCCTTACAATGATTATTTTGGTAGTAATGGGCTTCATCGGATCTTGACACCAAAGTGAAATTCTGGTTCAATTGCTCAGCAACAAGTGATTGTTCTCCATAAAAAACCACTTTAATAACATAGCCGACCTCGGGAATGTAATAAGAGCTAATATCTCCCACACAACTAGACAGCTCTTTCAGCTCATTTTGAACTCCTTCTTGGATAGAGTTCTGGATGGAAATCATCAACTTCTTCTTCTCGTCGAGATCGACGTCGAGACCCATTTTTACAGAAAACTTTGAATGAGACAACTCCTCATCGAGGTCAACCACTCTGTCCAAAACATGGAGAACTTGGAGGATATAACTACAAGTATTTGTATTACAGTAAATTGTTTCACTATAGCATACCAGGCTCACTTGTCATCTTCAATGAACTCCGCAACTTCTGCAAAAAGAGTGTTTGGTGCCGCAGTTGTTCCAATTTCTTGGCAGCTTTTCAACACCATGTACCCGTTGTAGACGATTTTCTTAAAGAGATgccaattttttatattttctggtTGTAAAACGATGTTGCGGAAAACTTGGCTTATGTCACCAACATTTTTAAGATACTTTTTGATAGGCTGCAGTTTATCTGAATTCTTTGCACTCAGATACCAACTGATTGTGTTATAGCGCGAATTTAATTTTTCTGGTTCACGAATTGGATGGGAAAGTatcattttcattgattttgaacCCAAACGTGAAAAGCAACGATCAACTAGTCGGAAAATGGAGAAACCTTCTACTGACTGGTTTTCGCCTTCTTTGTAACCCGAAGGATGGTGATTTGTACCAGAGAATATCTGCAATGATCCCATAGTGACATCATCCATCGGCACTTCCGTTTGAAGCTTGTAAACCTGTAAAGTTGTTAAATTACAAATATATCCAAAAACTAATTTAAAAGGCTAGGAGCCTGGGAGAAAGATATGTAAGATTCTATGGGTTACATTGTAAAACATGACGGAAACGCATTAAACATTATGAGGAGCATCAGTCCACGGGGTTGATTATGTTACAGGTTAAGTTTCCATAATTCGGCAATTTGTCATACGATCTCTTCGCGGTGGCCACTGGAAACCAACTTCGAAACGGCGCATCCAACTGTCGCGAATCTCTGTCGCGCATCTGTTTGGCTGctagtcatgtgttaggggcaagcggATCTGGTGGAGGGATAAACCAAAGCAGTGGCAGGGGATCATTTTCCCCACACTAGAAATGTGGCACGGCATGCTCCGAGGGCTACTTGTCTAATGAGGAACTTTGTCTTACCCCTGTGGCTGGGCTAGCCAGGGACAATTTCTCCGGTTTAGTAGTGGGACTAAGAAATGattccaaattaaaaaaaaaataaaaaataaaaaattaacgatagatagatagaaacGACAACTCGAAAAAATAAAGATGTTGACGCCAGGCACATCATCGGAGGATGAGCTGCTGGCATGCAGTTACGAGAGAATGACCGTCAGAGGCAGTATAATCGATGTCAGCCGTAGCACTGAGTACCAGCAATAGTATTCCTAACCAGAAACCGTCGACGTCACAGGTCCTCCCAAAAGTAAGGGCTGAAAATGTGCGacctgaaaaccaacaaagaAGTGAAATGATAGATAAGGAAGAGCTCGTTCATTCTTCACGCCTTCAAAGCCCCAGGAACCCAGGAACCCAGGACGACTGGGAGGGTGAATCCCAGATAAAAAGCCAACCTTTTTTGCTCCGCATAatggagtcaggaatgcaaaggtgaaCGTTTTCCAGTCTTCCTCCTATATGAAGACATCGC is a window encoding:
- the LOC119653583 gene encoding mutS protein homolog 5-like → MANRPHETQNSLEENLGQVMSLCWEKGKIAASYYDLSSLELFTCHEALDHSPEFAMTMNLLRQVKPLHILASGPNYFLRELLVYCHLPRDEDLGRYKVKSLRMAALLPLIIFPQSEKSLSANRRIILELNLPGMPGQLVAADRAAYVESMLPLHQHLVVHSLGALLQYIHANKSHLFLGLGSDVVVSDLKVYKLQTEVPMDDVTMGSLQIFSGTNHHPSGYKEGENQSVEGFSIFRLVDRCFSRLGSKSMKMILSHPIREPEKLNSRYNTISWYLSAKNSDKLQPIKKYLKNVGDISQVFRNIVLQPENIKNWHLFKKIVYNGYMVLKSCQEIGTTAAPNTLFAEVAEFIEDDNYILQVLHVLDRVVDLDEELSHSKFSVKMGLDVDLDEKKKLMISIQNSIQEGVQNELKELSSCVGDISSYYIPEVGYVIKVVFYGEQSLVAEQLNQNFTLVSRSDEAHYYQNNHCKELNEKYGKLYSEIREHESRICQRLVSFLKERLPGIQGVVKLCAQLDCILSFAQVADEMSLRKPEILPKKTLNIQQGRHILWALRQRMVPNDFISGESNRKLVTLLSAPNSSGKSVYLKQVALTAYLAHVGSFVPTSATRLGLLDSIYSRINCPESVYGNNSSFLTDVRQLGKVMTNSSDRSLILIDEFGKGTSLLEAQALLASCIENLVKRGEKCPITLISTHYADIYDIVPDKDKDAISIKTFENITTKNGEMISTFQLKEGRTVRNYATKIAGVKQFMEEINKSFEMRTHVLIVLLVLPGMPQGHDLDV